The Faecalibacterium prausnitzii genome includes a window with the following:
- a CDS encoding VirB6/TrbL-like conjugal transfer protein, CD1112 family, whose translation METVLKAIADWIKGILTAGIMSNLSGLFDDVNTQVGNIAQQVGTKPSSFEPRVFAMIEALSRNVVLPIAGIILTFIACYELIEMITQHNNMAQFEPALIMRWIFKTAVSVWFISNTFDIVMAVFDLTQKVVSDSSGIIAGNTRVNDIGLSMLQSSLMQMDVGPLFGLFLQSFFIGITMRILSIIIFVIVYGRMIEIYCMVSLAPIPMATFGNHEQSHMGQNYLKCLFALGFQGFLILICVAIYAVLIQSVAISGDAINSIWSIVGYTVLLCFSLFKTSSVTKSVLGAH comes from the coding sequence ATGGAAACCGTTCTCAAAGCCATTGCCGACTGGATCAAAGGCATCCTGACGGCAGGCATCATGTCAAACCTGTCCGGCCTGTTCGATGATGTGAACACGCAGGTCGGCAATATCGCCCAGCAGGTGGGCACCAAGCCCTCTAGCTTTGAGCCGAGAGTGTTCGCCATGATTGAAGCCCTCTCCCGGAACGTGGTGCTGCCCATTGCAGGCATCATCCTGACCTTCATCGCCTGTTATGAGTTGATCGAAATGATCACCCAGCACAACAACATGGCGCAGTTTGAGCCTGCCCTCATCATGCGCTGGATCTTCAAAACGGCGGTGTCGGTGTGGTTTATTTCCAACACCTTCGATATTGTGATGGCGGTCTTTGACCTGACACAGAAGGTGGTGTCTGATTCCAGCGGCATCATTGCTGGAAACACCCGTGTCAACGACATTGGCTTGTCGATGCTGCAATCCAGCCTGATGCAGATGGATGTAGGCCCCCTGTTCGGGCTTTTCCTGCAAAGTTTCTTCATCGGCATCACCATGCGGATCTTGAGCATCATCATTTTTGTCATCGTGTACGGAAGAATGATTGAGATCTATTGCATGGTGAGCCTTGCACCCATCCCCATGGCGACTTTCGGCAACCACGAGCAGAGCCACATGGGGCAGAACTATTTGAAATGCCTGTTTGCGCTGGGTTTTCAGGGCTTTCTCATCCTCATCTGCGTAGCAATTTATGCGGTGCTGATCCAGAGCGTAGCGATTTCCGGGGATGCCATCAACTCCATTTGGAGCATTGTGGGCTACACTGTTCTGCTCTGTTTCAGCCTGTTCAAGACCAGTTCCGTGACAAAATCCGTTCTCGGAGCGCATTAA
- a CDS encoding PrgI family protein yields the protein MAAYISVPRDLTKVKSKVAFNLTKRQLVCFGTAALIGVPLFFVLRDSGGNTAATLGMMAVMLPAFFLGMYEKNGQPMEKLLSYYVQSRFVRPKIRPYKTNNYYAILMKGGATYDSVLEKDR from the coding sequence TTGGCTGCGTATATTTCCGTCCCCCGTGACCTGACGAAGGTGAAATCGAAGGTCGCATTCAATCTGACCAAACGGCAGCTCGTCTGCTTTGGCACAGCGGCTCTCATTGGAGTGCCGCTATTTTTTGTTCTCCGGGACTCCGGCGGCAACACTGCCGCCACCCTCGGCATGATGGCGGTGATGCTGCCAGCGTTTTTCCTTGGGATGTACGAAAAAAACGGTCAGCCCATGGAAAAGCTGCTGTCGTACTATGTGCAGTCCCGGTTTGTCCGCCCGAAGATTCGCCCCTACAAGACCAACAACTACTATGCGATTTTGATGAAGGGAGGCGCAACCTATGATTCCGTTTTGGAAAAAGACCGGTAA
- a CDS encoding VirB4-like conjugal transfer ATPase, CD1110 family has translation MIPFWKKTGKDGKKKPQKPAVPRTAQQSIPMQRMFEDGTCRVRPGYYTRTIQYQDINYQLAQQEDKTAIFEEWCSFLNFFDSSIKFELSFVNMATDSTEFEKSIRIPYQRDGFDDVRAEYSQMLRQQLAKGNNGLTKTKFITFGVEGESMAQVKPRLDHIQNDLLNNFHRLGVQAKPLNGVQRLKLMHDMFNMDGASKFHFDWKDLVKSGLSVKDAIAPTAFAFKNSRTFQMGGIFCAASFLSITASDISDQLLKDFLDMDSSQIVTMHIQSVDQNRAIKTVKRTITELDRSTIEEQKKAIRSGYDIDILPSDLKTYGRDAKALLKELQSQNERMFLVTFLVLNTGRTEQELENNVFQASSIAQKHNCNLCRLDFQQEQGLMSSLPLADCQIEIQRGLTTSSTAIFIPFTTQELYQSGKESLYYGLNALSNNLIMVDRKKLKNPNGLILGTPGSGKSFSAKREIANAFLVTDDDIIVNDPEGEYSPLVNRLKGQVIKISPNSTQFINPMDINANYSEEDNPLSLKADFILSLCELVVGGKEGLLPVEKTVIDRCVHLIYRKYFADPCPENMPILEDLYNALLQQDEKEAHHVATALEIYVKGSLNLFNHRTNVNVNNRIVCYDIKELGKQMKKLGMLIVQDQVWGRVTANRSSGKSTRYYMDEMHLLLKEEQTAAYSVEIWKRFRKWGGIPTGLTQNVKDLLSSREVENIFENSDMIIMLNQAAGDRQILAKQLNISPHQLSYVTHSGEGEGLLFFGNVILPFVDRFPTDLELYRIMTTKLGEVSEGTQK, from the coding sequence ATGATTCCGTTTTGGAAAAAGACCGGTAAGGACGGCAAGAAAAAACCGCAGAAACCCGCCGTGCCCCGGACCGCCCAGCAGTCCATCCCCATGCAGCGGATGTTTGAGGACGGCACCTGCCGTGTCCGTCCCGGCTACTACACCCGCACCATCCAGTATCAGGACATCAATTACCAGCTCGCCCAGCAGGAGGATAAGACGGCGATTTTCGAGGAATGGTGCAGTTTTCTGAACTTCTTCGATTCCAGCATCAAGTTTGAACTGTCCTTTGTGAACATGGCAACCGACAGCACCGAGTTTGAGAAAAGCATCCGTATCCCGTACCAGCGAGATGGTTTCGATGATGTTCGTGCGGAGTATTCCCAGATGCTGCGCCAGCAGCTTGCCAAGGGCAATAATGGTCTGACCAAGACCAAATTCATCACCTTTGGCGTAGAGGGCGAGAGCATGGCGCAGGTCAAGCCCCGGCTCGACCACATCCAGAACGATTTGCTCAACAACTTCCACCGGCTGGGGGTGCAGGCAAAGCCCCTGAACGGTGTCCAGCGGCTGAAACTCATGCACGATATGTTCAACATGGACGGCGCATCCAAGTTTCATTTCGACTGGAAAGACCTCGTAAAAAGTGGGCTTTCGGTGAAGGATGCCATTGCGCCCACCGCCTTTGCCTTCAAAAATTCCCGGACGTTCCAGATGGGCGGCATCTTCTGCGCCGCCAGCTTTTTGAGCATTACGGCATCGGACATCAGCGACCAGCTTTTGAAGGATTTTCTGGATATGGATTCCAGCCAGATCGTCACCATGCACATCCAGTCCGTTGACCAGAACCGTGCCATCAAAACCGTCAAGCGCACCATCACCGAACTGGATCGTAGTACCATTGAGGAACAGAAAAAAGCCATCCGTTCCGGTTATGATATCGACATTCTTCCGTCGGATCTGAAAACCTACGGCAGAGATGCCAAAGCCCTGCTGAAAGAATTGCAGAGCCAGAACGAGAGAATGTTTTTGGTGACATTCCTCGTTTTGAACACCGGGCGCACGGAGCAGGAACTGGAAAACAACGTCTTTCAGGCAAGCTCCATCGCTCAGAAGCACAACTGCAACCTGTGCCGTCTGGATTTCCAGCAGGAGCAGGGGCTGATGAGCAGTCTGCCGCTGGCAGATTGCCAGATTGAGATTCAGCGCGGTCTTACCACTAGCAGCACCGCCATCTTCATTCCGTTTACCACGCAGGAACTGTACCAGTCCGGCAAAGAAAGTCTGTACTACGGACTGAACGCCCTGTCCAACAACCTCATCATGGTGGACCGGAAGAAGCTGAAGAACCCCAACGGCCTGATCCTCGGCACTCCGGGAAGCGGCAAAAGTTTCTCGGCAAAGCGTGAAATCGCAAACGCTTTTTTGGTGACGGACGATGATATTATTGTGAACGATCCAGAGGGAGAGTATTCTCCTCTGGTGAATCGGCTGAAAGGTCAGGTTATCAAAATCAGCCCCAACAGCACCCAGTTCATCAATCCCATGGACATTAACGCCAACTATTCGGAGGAAGATAATCCGCTTTCCCTGAAAGCTGACTTTATTCTTTCTTTGTGTGAACTGGTGGTGGGTGGCAAGGAAGGGCTTCTGCCGGTGGAGAAAACCGTCATTGACCGCTGTGTGCATCTGATCTACCGCAAATATTTTGCCGACCCCTGCCCGGAGAATATGCCCATCCTTGAGGACTTGTACAATGCCCTGCTCCAACAGGACGAGAAAGAAGCCCACCATGTTGCCACCGCACTGGAAATCTACGTCAAGGGCAGTCTGAACCTGTTCAACCACCGCACCAATGTGAACGTCAACAACCGCATCGTCTGCTATGACATCAAGGAACTGGGCAAACAGATGAAGAAGCTCGGTATGCTCATTGTGCAGGATCAGGTGTGGGGGCGTGTCACGGCAAACCGTAGCAGCGGAAAGTCCACACGGTATTATATGGACGAGATGCACCTGCTTCTGAAAGAGGAGCAGACTGCGGCGTATTCCGTGGAGATCTGGAAGCGTTTCCGCAAGTGGGGCGGTATTCCCACAGGGCTGACTCAGAACGTGAAAGACCTTCTTTCTTCCCGTGAGGTCGAGAATATTTTTGAAAATTCGGACATGATCATCATGCTGAATCAGGCGGCAGGCGACCGGCAAATTCTCGCAAAGCAGCTCAACATCTCGCCCCATCAGCTTTCCTATGTGACCCACTCCGGCGAGGGCGAGGGGCTGCTGTTTTTCGGCAATGTCATTCTGCCGTTTGTGGACCGTTTCCCCACCGATTTGGAACTCTACCGCATTATGACCACCAAGTTGGGTGAGGTTTCGGAGGGCACACAGAAATGA
- a CDS encoding C40 family peptidase, producing the protein MSNPKLNHKEETSTKKTRSPPKRAKVEQSVPKKKKLKTDAEKAAEKAQHLRFGKAELTPDELSRLSKAQKREMYAAHAARSAVHHEVDQYEDENVGVQALSEGEKAAGNVRDISKSRYARKLKKKAKMQGKKGTKTAKSSAREPTATQDAGASSTGEGGSNWLSRWRQKQDIRQSYYAAARSGTAAQTAGGKAASNGASAARSSIEQAVEKGKTAVSTAVKGLVNAAKGNAHVLVIVGVFLLLILMVMSGFSSCGILFSGGTQVSGQTMYSAEDRDIRGAEQDYKKLEKELDKKIKRTPADHPGYNEYQYHLDPIEHDPWQLTSFLTTLYDDYTRSEVQGKLKETFKKQYKLTTWVEVQTRYMTVWVISPAGIPVPTQVPYEYKIFHTKLVNRGLEVVIREELDNDQWKRYEIFQDTLGGRPYLFNGGLPPGGSDGSGTPGIDYQIPAEALTDSEFAAIYKEAQKYVGTPYVWGGSTPETGFDCSGYVCWVYNQNGYDAGRTTANGLWNKSQHISEAEAKPGDLVFFEGTYDTPGKSHVGIYLGNGMMVSAGDPIKYANIHSSYWEKHLAGFGRLSK; encoded by the coding sequence ATGAGCAATCCGAAGCTGAATCACAAAGAGGAAACGTCAACCAAAAAGACCCGTTCTCCCCCGAAAAGAGCCAAGGTGGAGCAGTCGGTGCCCAAAAAGAAAAAGCTGAAAACCGATGCGGAAAAGGCAGCAGAAAAAGCCCAACACTTGAGGTTCGGCAAGGCGGAGCTGACCCCTGACGAGTTGAGCCGGTTGAGCAAGGCGCAGAAGCGGGAGATGTACGCTGCCCATGCCGCCCGCTCTGCGGTGCATCACGAAGTTGACCAGTACGAGGATGAAAACGTCGGTGTGCAGGCGTTGAGCGAGGGCGAAAAAGCGGCAGGAAATGTCCGTGATATTTCCAAAAGCCGCTATGCCCGGAAGCTCAAGAAGAAAGCCAAGATGCAGGGCAAGAAGGGCACCAAAACCGCAAAATCTTCTGCACGAGAGCCGACTGCAACACAAGATGCAGGCGCATCCAGCACCGGCGAGGGCGGCTCCAACTGGCTTTCCCGGTGGCGGCAGAAACAGGACATCCGGCAGAGCTACTATGCCGCCGCCCGGTCAGGCACGGCGGCGCAGACCGCAGGTGGCAAAGCAGCATCCAACGGCGCATCTGCTGCTCGGTCCAGCATTGAACAGGCGGTAGAAAAGGGCAAAACTGCCGTCAGCACTGCCGTGAAAGGGCTGGTGAATGCCGCCAAGGGCAACGCACACGTTCTGGTGATCGTGGGCGTTTTTCTTTTGCTCATTCTCATGGTGATGTCCGGCTTTTCCTCCTGCGGCATCCTCTTTTCCGGCGGCACACAGGTGTCCGGGCAGACCATGTACTCCGCCGAGGATCGGGATATTCGCGGTGCAGAGCAGGACTATAAGAAGCTGGAAAAGGAACTGGACAAAAAGATCAAGCGAACTCCCGCCGATCACCCCGGCTACAACGAGTACCAGTACCATCTTGACCCCATCGAGCATGACCCGTGGCAGTTGACTTCTTTTCTCACGACCCTGTATGACGATTACACCCGGTCGGAGGTGCAGGGCAAGCTGAAGGAAACCTTCAAAAAGCAGTACAAGCTGACCACATGGGTAGAGGTGCAGACCCGGTATATGACCGTCTGGGTCATCAGCCCGGCAGGAATCCCGGTTCCCACGCAGGTGCCCTACGAGTACAAAATCTTCCACACCAAATTGGTGAACCGAGGCTTGGAGGTGGTCATCCGGGAAGAACTGGACAACGACCAGTGGAAACGCTACGAGATTTTCCAAGACACCTTGGGCGGCAGACCCTACCTGTTCAACGGCGGTCTGCCGCCCGGTGGCTCTGATGGCTCCGGCACACCGGGCATTGATTATCAGATTCCGGCAGAAGCCCTGACCGACAGCGAATTTGCCGCCATCTACAAGGAAGCCCAAAAGTATGTGGGCACACCTTACGTCTGGGGCGGCTCTACCCCGGAAACCGGGTTCGATTGCAGCGGTTATGTCTGCTGGGTCTACAACCAGAACGGCTACGATGCGGGGCGCACCACCGCCAACGGTCTGTGGAACAAGAGCCAGCACATTTCCGAAGCCGAAGCAAAGCCTGGCGACCTTGTTTTCTTCGAGGGAACGTATGATACGCCGGGGAAAAGTCACGTTGGAATCTACCTCGGCAACGGCATGATGGTCAGTGCCGGAGACCCAATCAAGTACGCAAACATTCACTCGTCCTACTGGGAGAAGCATCTCGCCGGATTCGGACGGCTTTCAAAATGA
- a CDS encoding DUF4315 family protein, with translation MSEKSDKLRAMLAKEKERRIKLNNRIEILERRIQEEDSAEVNEMVRTAKVTPEQLAALLRQSATTTPNPAALSAVGATFEKENADED, from the coding sequence ATGAGCGAAAAATCGGATAAGCTGCGGGCAATGCTGGCAAAAGAGAAGGAGCGCCGCATCAAGCTGAACAACCGCATCGAGATCCTGGAGCGGCGCATTCAGGAGGAGGATTCCGCCGAGGTCAACGAGATGGTACGGACTGCAAAGGTCACGCCGGAACAGCTCGCCGCCCTGCTGCGGCAGTCGGCCACCACCACCCCGAACCCGGCTGCGCTGTCTGCGGTCGGCGCAACTTTCGAGAAGGAGAATGCAGATGAAGATTAA
- a CDS encoding DUF4366 domain-containing protein, translated as MQMKIKKLGALLVSAVLCAGMAAPAFAFEGEATPVEQPVLPEVMEDVVTITDETSGALTPEGNLTLVDDYHTNYSDGSGQQFITLVSKSGATFYLVIDRNSKGAQTVHFMNLVDEADLLALMEEEDADAYTAEKEAAAQAEQDRLKAEEEAKKAAEEAAASGTEQTGGNKVTKYAATFLGVLALVGLAAGGGIYTFMKQKQKKQAEKEALDPDANYTEDKGDFEIPTDVPDEDETPDEQDTEPI; from the coding sequence ATGCAGATGAAGATTAAGAAACTGGGCGCACTGCTGGTATCGGCGGTGCTATGCGCTGGCATGGCGGCTCCCGCTTTTGCCTTTGAGGGCGAAGCTACCCCGGTGGAACAGCCTGTTTTGCCGGAGGTGATGGAAGATGTTGTTACCATCACGGATGAAACCTCCGGCGCACTGACCCCGGAGGGCAATCTGACACTGGTGGACGATTACCACACCAATTATTCGGATGGTTCCGGGCAGCAGTTCATCACGCTGGTATCGAAATCGGGTGCGACATTTTATCTGGTAATCGACCGGAACAGTAAAGGCGCACAAACCGTACACTTTATGAACCTTGTGGACGAAGCCGACCTGCTGGCACTGATGGAGGAAGAAGATGCGGATGCTTATACCGCCGAAAAGGAAGCGGCGGCGCAGGCGGAACAGGACAGGCTGAAAGCCGAGGAAGAAGCCAAGAAAGCCGCAGAAGAAGCGGCGGCATCCGGTACGGAACAGACTGGTGGCAACAAAGTTACGAAGTATGCCGCCACATTCTTAGGCGTTCTGGCTCTGGTCGGTCTGGCTGCTGGCGGCGGCATTTACACCTTTATGAAGCAGAAGCAGAAAAAGCAGGCTGAAAAAGAAGCTCTTGACCCCGATGCAAACTACACCGAGGACAAGGGCGATTTTGAGATTCCGACCGATGTGCCGGACGAGGACGAAACCCCGGACGAGCAGGACACTGAACCCATCTGA
- a CDS encoding DUF6061 family protein, translated as MKRNQNFDHNHSQKLLSFRYNIDTNRVEARFTDGSAVANRMPNCLRTSSTRYFTVGLTRRIECHRFFMATAENHCNVFCVTNWSSE; from the coding sequence ATGAAACGAAATCAGAATTTCGACCATAATCACTCTCAAAAACTGCTTTCCTTCCGCTACAACATAGACACCAACCGAGTGGAAGCCCGGTTCACGGATGGCTCTGCCGTCGCCAACAGGATGCCCAACTGCCTCAGAACATCCTCAACCCGCTACTTTACAGTGGGGTTGACACGGAGGATTGAGTGTCATCGTTTTTTCATGGCTACCGCCGAAAATCATTGTAACGTATTTTGTGTTACAAATTGGTCAAGCGAATGA